The nucleotide sequence tccctgtccagctccagcgccctgacccgcttccctgtccagctccagcgccctgaccgcttccctgtccagctccagcgccctgaccgcttccctgtccagctccctTCCCTGTCCAgcccgcttccctgtccagctccagcgccctgaccagccccgcttccctgaccagctccagcgccctgaccagccccgcttccctgaccagctccagcgccctggccactccctgtccagccccgcttccctgaccagctcccagcgccctgaccagccccgcttccctgaccagctccagcgcgtggccacttccctgtccagctccgcttgcctggccacttccctgtccagctccgcttccctgaccagctccagtaccctgaccacttccctgtccagctccgcttccctgtccagctccagcgccctgaccacttccctgtccagctccgcttccctgtccagctccagcgccctgaccgcttccctgtccagctccagcgccctgaccgcttccctgtccagctccagcgccctgaccgcttctcctgtccagctccagcttcctgaccagctccagcgccctgtccagctccgctgtCCTGACCAGTCGCGCCCTGACCAGccccagcgccctgaccagctccgcttccctgaccagcccagcgccctgaccagctccagcgccctgaccagctctccagcgccctggccacttccctgtccagctccgcttccctgtccacttccctgaccagctccagcgccctgaccagctccgcttccctggccagctccagcgccctgacctgctccgcttccctgtccacttccctgaccagttccagcgccctgaccagctccagcgccctgtccagctccgcttccctgtccagctccagcgccctggccgcttccctgtccagctccgcttccctgtccagctccagcgccctggccgcttccctgtccagctccgcttccctgtccagctccagcgccctgaccgcttccctgtccagctccgcttctgtccagctccagcgccctgaccgcttccctgtccagctccagcgccctgaccgcttccctgtccagctccagcgccctgacgcTTCCTGTCCagcccgcttccctgaccagctccagcgccctggccacttccctgtccagctccgcttccctgtccagctccgcttgcctggccacttccctgtccagctccgcttccctgtccagctccagcgccctgaccacttccctgtccagctccgcttccctgtccagctccagcgccctgaccacttccctgtccagctccgcttccctgtccagctccagcgccctgaccgcttccctgtccagctccagcgccctgaccgcttccctgtccagctccagcccTCCGCttcctgtccagctccagcgccctgaccgcttccctgtccagctccagcgccctgaccgcttccctgtccagctccagcgccctgaccgcttccctgtccagctccagaccagctccagcgccctgtccagccccgcttccctgaccagctccagcgccctggccagccccgcttccctgtccagctccgcgcccctgtccagcgccgcttccctgtccgctCCGCGCCCTGGCCACTCCCTGTCCCGCTCCGCttcctggccataaccgcttccctgtcccgctccggcgccctggccataaccgcttccctgtcccgctccggcgccctggccataaccgcttccctggccctccGTTCCCCTGAccagccgcttccctgtcccgctccggcgccctggccataaccgcttccctgtcccgctccggcgccctggccataaccgcttccctgtcccgctcctggcaccctggccataaccgcttccctggccacttccctggccataaccgcttccctgtcccgctccggcgccctggccataaccgcttccctggccacttccctgaccagctccgcttccctgtcccgctccggcgccctggccataaccgcttccctgtcccgctcctgcaccctggccataaccgcttccctggccacttccctggc is from Carassius auratus strain Wakin chromosome 28, ASM336829v1, whole genome shotgun sequence and encodes:
- the LOC113047386 gene encoding fibroin heavy chain-like; amino-acid sequence: GQGAGAGQGSGAGQGSGQGAGAGQGSGAGQGAGAGQGAGTGQGSGQGSGAGQGAGAGQGSGAGQGAGAGQGSGQGSGAGQGTGQGSGQGAGAGQGSGQGAGAGQGSGAGQGSGQGAGAGQGSGAGQGSGQGTGAGQGSGAGQGRSGQGAGAGQGSGAGQGAGAGQGSGAGQGAGAGQGTGQGAGAGQGSGAGQGSGQGAGAGQGSGAGQGTGQGSGQGAGAGQGSGAGQGAGAGQGSGAGQGKRVDGA